The Styela clava chromosome 13, kaStyClav1.hap1.2, whole genome shotgun sequence genome has a window encoding:
- the LOC120332745 gene encoding uncharacterized protein LOC120332745 — protein MELPHEAKINGLFIGPVALNAMVQKAKSKLTEKFNERTKDDEQRNIVERHRIDLIRSLDSKWELLRKENERNRVHYELSKTELEMKLIKQYHSSMDQLLQSGYIVEKKLKKYHEDLRQILMQEAENEEIPLYIADGGNKNSYVSYQQFIGSLQAKLNGLYEEKKPNKKRGTKKTME, from the exons attAATGGTCTTTTCATCGGACCCGTAGCTTTGAACGCTATGGTGCAAAAGGCAAAATCAAAATTGACTGAAAAATTCAACGAAAGAACGAAAGACgatgaacaaagaaatattgtaGAGCGACATCGTATCGACTTGATTCGTAGTTTGGACTCAAAATGGGAGTTACTAAGAAAGGAAAACGAAAGAAATCGC GTTCATTACGAACTGTCAAAAACCGAACTGGAAATGAAATTGATTAAACAATACCACTCTAGCATGGATCAG CTTTTACAGAGCGGATATATTGtggaaaagaaattgaaaaaatatcacgAAGAtttacgtcaaattttaatgcAAGAGGCTGAAAACGAAGAAATACCGCTTTACATCGCAGATGGTGGCAATAAAAATAGTTACGTCTCATACCAACAGTTCATAGGTTCTTTGCAAGCAAAGTTAAATGGTCTTTATGAAGAGAAAAAACCAAACAAAAAACGTGGAACAAAAAAAACCATGGAATGA